One segment of Clostridia bacterium DNA contains the following:
- the trpA gene encoding tryptophan synthase subunit alpha: protein MSRISEAFEKGKVLITYIMAGDPDLDSTLDYVLKLEKAGAGIIELGIPFSDPSADGSAIMKAGCRALKNNYITDDYLELVQKIRKVSQIPIVIMAYANTVFCYGIDRFFEKLNAIGGDGIILPDVSYEESAEFEPSAQKHGIDYIPLVAPTSESRIEMITKKASGFVYCISSFGVTGARESIDHNLHNIYGSISLPKAVGFGISKIEHIKELGKYFDGIIIGSKIVEFIENNQIEQMQEFVSTASSLLKSI, encoded by the coding sequence ATGAGTAGAATAAGCGAAGCTTTTGAAAAAGGCAAGGTTTTGATAACATATATAATGGCTGGAGATCCCGATCTTGATTCAACGCTTGATTATGTTTTGAAGCTTGAAAAGGCAGGAGCGGGCATTATTGAATTGGGTATTCCATTTTCAGATCCGTCGGCAGACGGCAGCGCAATAATGAAAGCCGGCTGCAGAGCGCTAAAAAATAATTATATTACTGATGATTATTTAGAATTGGTTCAAAAGATACGAAAAGTCAGTCAAATACCAATAGTTATTATGGCGTATGCTAACACCGTATTCTGTTATGGAATAGACAGGTTCTTTGAAAAATTAAATGCAATAGGCGGTGATGGAATAATTTTGCCTGATGTGTCTTATGAAGAGAGTGCGGAATTTGAACCTAGTGCGCAAAAACATGGTATAGATTATATCCCTTTAGTTGCACCTACATCTGAATCAAGAATAGAGATGATTACCAAAAAAGCGTCTGGTTTTGTGTATTGCATAAGTTCTTTTGGCGTTACCGGAGCAAGGGAATCAATAGACCACAACTTGCATAATATATATGGTTCGATTTCTTTGCCAAAAGCGGTAGGTTTTGGCATATCAAAAATCGAACATATAAAAGAACTTGGCAAATATTTTGACGGCATAATAATCGGTTCTAAAATAGTAGAATTTATAGAAAATAATCAGATTGAGCAAATGCAAGAGTTTGTATCAACGGCATCTTCTTTATTAAAGAGTATCTAA
- the trpD gene encoding anthranilate phosphoribosyltransferase codes for MKDFLKKIVEKNNLTQDEARDAMIKIMSGEVSDTVLASYLTALKVKGESIDEIAGSALAMREKAIKFDAADALDIVGTGGDGLNTFNVSSVSAVVAAGCNIKVAKHGNKSVSSRCGSADVFEALGVKIDIPHQKMQQVYDSINLAFLYAPVYHTSMKFAGNVRRELGVRTIFNILGPLSNPASTKYALIGVYDRTLLKPFAEVLGKIGVDHGIVVHGENGLDEVNPAGTTYICEVRDGDVISYTLTPKDFGFSPCNLEDIIGADAAANKQIALRVLQGEKGAPRDTVIMNSALAIKTVLKKSIKDCVELARESIDSGNAYKKLQEFIDATNK; via the coding sequence ATGAAAGATTTTTTAAAGAAAATAGTAGAAAAAAATAATCTGACACAAGACGAAGCAAGAGATGCAATGATAAAAATAATGAGCGGCGAAGTAAGCGATACTGTTTTGGCTTCTTATCTTACGGCACTAAAAGTAAAGGGTGAATCAATTGATGAAATAGCAGGTTCTGCTTTGGCAATGCGTGAAAAGGCAATAAAGTTTGATGCAGCTGATGCTTTAGATATAGTAGGTACAGGCGGCGACGGACTTAATACATTTAATGTGTCATCAGTATCAGCAGTGGTAGCGGCAGGCTGCAATATAAAAGTCGCAAAACATGGCAACAAGTCAGTATCCAGCAGATGTGGAAGTGCTGATGTTTTTGAAGCATTAGGTGTAAAAATTGATATTCCACATCAAAAAATGCAGCAAGTCTATGACTCCATTAATCTGGCGTTTTTGTACGCGCCTGTTTATCACACTTCTATGAAATTCGCTGGAAATGTTAGGCGTGAACTGGGTGTAAGAACTATTTTTAATATTTTGGGACCGCTGTCAAACCCCGCTTCAACAAAATATGCTCTTATAGGTGTATATGACCGTACGCTTTTGAAGCCTTTTGCAGAGGTGTTAGGAAAGATAGGCGTTGATCATGGAATAGTTGTTCATGGCGAAAATGGTCTTGATGAAGTTAATCCAGCCGGCACGACTTATATATGCGAAGTAAGAGACGGCGATGTGATCAGTTATACGCTTACTCCTAAAGATTTTGGATTTAGTCCTTGCAACCTAGAAGATATAATCGGTGCAGACGCTGCTGCCAATAAGCAAATTGCATTGAGAGTTTTACAGGGCGAAAAAGGCGCGCCTAGAGATACTGTTATTATGAACAGCGCCCTTGCGATTAAGACTGTACTTAAAAAATCTATTAAAGATTGTGTTGAATTGGCGAGAGAAAGTATAGACAGCGGAAACGCTTATAAAAAATTACAGGAATTTATAGATGCAACCAATAAATGA
- a CDS encoding phosphoribosylanthranilate isomerase, with the protein MTKIKLCGLRTHDDIDIVNTYMPDYVGFVFVPNSKRYVSISEAKAFKQRLNKGIKAVGVFQNSNKDEIVRAVDMGVVDIVQLHGEEDQNYIDSVKKLGCQVIKAYMIKAHIPAFLKSDYIMLDNHKGGSGQSFDWDLIDFDLHNTFLAGGINIDNINKALTKKPYCIDISSGAERNGNKDEVLIKELIKAVRNG; encoded by the coding sequence ATGACCAAAATCAAACTTTGCGGATTAAGAACACATGATGATATAGACATTGTCAACACCTATATGCCAGATTATGTTGGATTTGTGTTTGTTCCTAATTCTAAAAGGTATGTATCAATAAGTGAAGCAAAAGCTTTTAAGCAAAGATTGAATAAGGGTATAAAAGCAGTTGGGGTTTTTCAAAATTCCAATAAAGACGAAATAGTTAGAGCAGTCGATATGGGTGTCGTTGATATTGTCCAGCTGCATGGAGAAGAAGATCAAAATTATATAGACAGTGTAAAAAAATTAGGCTGTCAGGTTATAAAAGCATATATGATAAAAGCTCATATTCCTGCCTTTTTAAAAAGCGATTATATTATGCTTGATAACCACAAAGGCGGAAGCGGACAAAGTTTTGATTGGGATTTGATTGATTTTGATTTACATAATACTTTTTTGGCAGGCGGAATCAATATTGACAATATCAATAAGGCGCTTACAAAAAAGCCTTATTGTATAGATATAAGCAGCGGCGCGGAAAGAAACGGAAATAAAGATGAAGTTTTAATAAAAGAATTAATAAAGGCGGTGCGAAATGGATAA
- the trpB gene encoding tryptophan synthase subunit beta — translation MDKTRFGIFGGQYVGETVMSALNELSEEYEKISSDPSFWTEYNELLQKYAGRPSLLYYATKLTQDLGGAKIYLKREDLNHTGSHKINNVLGQVILAKRMGKKRVIAETGAGQHGVATATVAALFGMQCTIFMGKEDTIRQALNVYRMKLLGAEVVAVTSGTQTLKDAVNEAMKEWVARIQDTYYVIGSAMGPYPYPKMVRDFQKVISAEIKEQIFQAEGRLPDIVCACVGGGSNAIGAFYEFLENKSVRLVGLEAAGKGVDTDLHAATLTKGTQGIFHGMKAYFVQNEQGNIAPVYSISAGLDYPGVGPEHCYLRDIGRAEYYAVTDDQAINAFEVLSRTEGIIPAIESSHALAYVLEQAPKMSKDEIIVCNLSGRGDKDVAHIARYKGDMLYE, via the coding sequence ATGGATAAGACAAGGTTTGGAATTTTTGGCGGTCAGTATGTAGGCGAAACTGTAATGTCTGCGCTAAACGAACTGTCTGAGGAGTATGAAAAAATAAGCAGCGATCCATCTTTTTGGACAGAATATAATGAATTGTTGCAAAAATACGCCGGCAGACCTTCACTATTGTATTACGCAACAAAGCTAACTCAAGACTTGGGCGGAGCCAAGATTTATCTAAAGCGTGAAGACCTTAATCATACGGGGTCCCATAAGATCAACAATGTTTTAGGTCAGGTTATTTTGGCTAAGCGAATGGGCAAAAAGCGTGTTATCGCAGAAACGGGTGCAGGACAGCATGGAGTCGCTACGGCTACGGTTGCTGCGTTGTTTGGTATGCAATGCACTATTTTTATGGGAAAGGAAGATACAATCCGTCAAGCACTTAATGTCTATCGCATGAAATTATTGGGCGCAGAAGTGGTAGCAGTAACAAGCGGAACACAGACATTAAAAGATGCGGTTAATGAAGCCATGAAAGAATGGGTGGCAAGGATTCAGGATACTTATTATGTCATAGGCTCTGCCATGGGACCTTATCCTTATCCAAAAATGGTTAGAGATTTCCAAAAAGTTATAAGTGCAGAAATTAAGGAGCAGATTTTTCAAGCTGAAGGCAGGCTTCCGGATATTGTTTGCGCTTGTGTAGGCGGCGGAAGCAATGCAATAGGTGCTTTTTATGAATTTTTGGAAAACAAATCAGTAAGACTTGTCGGATTGGAAGCTGCAGGAAAAGGTGTGGATACTGATTTACATGCGGCTACCTTGACCAAAGGCACTCAAGGAATTTTCCATGGAATGAAAGCTTATTTCGTCCAAAATGAACAAGGCAATATTGCGCCAGTTTATTCAATTTCAGCAGGACTGGATTATCCTGGCGTTGGGCCTGAACACTGTTATTTGAGAGATATCGGCAGAGCTGAGTATTATGCAGTTACAGACGACCAAGCGATCAATGCTTTTGAAGTGTTATCAAGAACGGAAGGAATTATTCCAGCTATAGAGAGTTCGCACGCGCTAGCTTATGTTTTGGAACAAGCACCCAAAATGTCTAAGGATGAGATAATTGTTTGCAATCTTTCGGGCCGAGGAGATAAGGACGTTGCGCATATAGCAAGATATAAAGGAGATATGCTTTATGAGTAG
- the trpC gene encoding indole-3-glycerol phosphate synthase TrpC: MQPINDLLAQVINNKRKQIAQEKECMPLKILEANIKKPLADNLFFKNLKINDKLNIITEFKKASPSEGVINSDLKIDYFLDQIQGQAAAISVLTEKKYFLGDESYIKEFKEKSNLPILRKDFILDEYDVIKTAVINADAILLICGILNNDELKRFYRLSKELGLEALVEVHNRQELDKALDLGANIIGINNRDLKTFLVDITTTEKLIKYIPSEYIKVSESGIKTPEDARYIKSLGADAALIGTAFSRSAKISDLLKSLRV; encoded by the coding sequence ATGCAACCAATAAATGATTTGTTAGCTCAGGTTATAAATAACAAAAGGAAGCAAATAGCTCAGGAAAAAGAATGCATGCCGCTGAAGATTTTGGAAGCTAATATTAAAAAACCTTTAGCTGACAACCTGTTTTTTAAAAATCTAAAAATCAATGATAAGCTGAATATAATCACAGAATTCAAAAAAGCCTCGCCTTCTGAGGGAGTGATCAACAGTGATTTAAAAATTGATTATTTTTTGGATCAGATTCAAGGGCAGGCGGCGGCTATAAGTGTTTTGACAGAAAAAAAATATTTTTTGGGCGATGAAAGCTATATAAAAGAGTTCAAAGAAAAATCTAATCTTCCTATTTTGAGAAAAGACTTTATTTTGGACGAATATGACGTTATAAAAACAGCGGTTATAAACGCCGATGCTATACTGCTTATTTGTGGAATTTTAAATAATGATGAACTAAAAAGATTTTATCGTCTATCAAAAGAACTTGGACTTGAGGCACTGGTAGAAGTACATAACAGACAGGAACTAGATAAGGCGCTGGACTTAGGAGCTAATATTATAGGAATAAATAATCGAGATCTAAAGACTTTTTTGGTTGATATTACTACAACAGAAAAGCTTATCAAATACATTCCTAGCGAATATATAAAGGTTTCTGAAAGCGGCATAAAAACACCAGAAGATGCAAGATATATAAAATCCTTGGGAGCAGATGCCGCGCTTATAGGAACGGCGTTTTCAAGAAGTGCAAAAATCAGCGATTTGTTAAAAAGCCTAAGGGTATAA
- a CDS encoding aminodeoxychorismate/anthranilate synthase component II gives MILLIDNYDSFTYNLYQYMAIINSDITIARNDQITLSDIEKMNPSHIVISPGPGHPKDAGIIIDIIKHFGERIPILGICLGHQAIGLTYGGKVVGASKIYHGKKTVIKVLKDSKLFQGLPKEFFAGRYHSLIVEDLPKDLVVTAIDEDGVVMGIEHANNKVYGLQFHPESILTEYGNKIIKNFLEVI, from the coding sequence ATGATTTTATTGATAGACAATTATGACAGCTTCACTTACAATTTATATCAGTATATGGCTATAATTAATTCCGATATTACGATAGCTAGAAATGACCAAATAACCTTATCTGATATAGAAAAGATGAATCCGTCTCATATAGTGATAAGTCCAGGTCCTGGACATCCGAAAGATGCTGGTATAATAATTGATATTATTAAGCATTTTGGCGAACGCATTCCTATATTGGGTATTTGTCTTGGACATCAGGCAATAGGGCTGACATATGGCGGAAAAGTTGTTGGTGCCTCAAAAATCTATCATGGAAAAAAGACAGTAATAAAGGTTTTGAAAGACTCCAAGCTTTTTCAAGGTTTGCCCAAAGAGTTTTTTGCCGGACGATATCATTCGCTTATTGTTGAGGATTTGCCTAAAGATTTGGTTGTAACTGCTATTGATGAAGACGGTGTAGTTATGGGAATAGAACATGCTAACAATAAGGTTTACGGTTTGCAATTTCATCCCGAATCTATATTGACGGAATACGGAAATAAGATAATCAAGAATTTTTTGGAGGTTATATAA